In Hwangdonia lutea, a single window of DNA contains:
- a CDS encoding DUF2975 domain-containing protein, which produces MKKALLLKGIINVFYYISIVVAIAAPIVIGSVLIQLDSNGFKYEERIYVGVGTITVFRIVAQYGLYLILIYCLFLFRKVILLIIDLNFFHNNVIALFSKIGKLLIVFGVVEILISFIPISYTYLTVKGSSFTHHNEFFKGFSFSSTFFLCLAIGLFFMVLSELFKVAKEIKQENELTI; this is translated from the coding sequence ATGAAAAAAGCATTGTTATTAAAAGGGATTATTAATGTATTTTACTATATAAGTATTGTTGTTGCTATTGCTGCTCCAATAGTAATTGGCTCTGTTTTAATACAATTAGATAGCAATGGTTTTAAGTACGAAGAACGAATATACGTTGGAGTTGGCACTATCACGGTTTTTAGAATAGTTGCCCAGTATGGTCTTTATTTAATACTTATTTATTGTCTTTTTCTTTTTCGCAAAGTTATTTTATTAATTATAGATTTGAATTTTTTTCATAATAACGTTATTGCGCTGTTTTCAAAAATAGGCAAGCTACTTATCGTTTTTGGAGTCGTCGAAATTTTAATTTCATTCATTCCCATTAGTTATACTTATCTAACAGTAAAAGGTAGTAGTTTTACGCATCATAATGAGTTTTTTAAAGGTTTCTCGTTTAGTTCTACTTTTTTTTTATGCCTTGCAATAGGCTTGTTTTTTATGGTTTTAAGCGAATTATTTAAAGTTGCAAAAGAGATTAAACAAGAAAACGAACTAACCATATAA
- a CDS encoding LexA family protein, with product MQLHKSNTLTFFAPKTYNNSGAHFFDAGISAGFPSPAEDFKEQRLSLDRELVKNKEATFFARVSGQSMIGAGLDDNDLLVIDRSLEPTNNKIAVCFLDGEFTVKRLKVNAEGIWLQPENPNYPIIKVTTENDFVIWGIVTNVIKKV from the coding sequence ATGCAGCTTCACAAATCCAACACACTTACCTTTTTTGCGCCAAAAACCTATAACAATTCCGGGGCACATTTTTTCGATGCCGGTATTTCAGCAGGCTTTCCATCACCTGCCGAAGATTTTAAAGAACAACGCTTATCCTTAGACCGAGAGCTCGTTAAAAATAAAGAAGCCACATTTTTTGCGCGAGTAAGTGGGCAATCTATGATAGGTGCAGGATTAGACGATAACGATTTGTTGGTTATTGACAGAAGTTTAGAGCCTACAAACAACAAAATAGCCGTATGTTTTCTCGATGGTGAGTTTACCGTAAAGCGTTTAAAAGTAAATGCAGAAGGTATTTGGTTACAACCTGAGAACCCCAATTATCCTATTATAAAAGTAACAACTGAAAATGATTTCGTTATTTGGGGGATTGTTACCAATGTGATTAAAAAAGTATAA
- a CDS encoding helix-turn-helix domain-containing protein, producing MPIIVNLDIMLGKRKMKSKELAEIIGITTANLSILKSGKAKAVRFSTLEAICKALDCQPADILEYVAE from the coding sequence ATGCCAATAATAGTAAATCTCGACATCATGCTCGGAAAGCGAAAAATGAAAAGCAAAGAGTTGGCGGAAATTATTGGTATTACTACGGCAAATCTTTCTATTCTTAAATCTGGAAAAGCAAAGGCAGTTAGGTTCTCTACACTCGAAGCAATATGTAAAGCACTCGATTGCCAACCTGCTGATATTTTAGAATATGTAGCAGAGTGA
- a CDS encoding DUF2007 domain-containing protein, translating into MSETFKTIARFQYSSEAQIVKGRLEAEGIQVFLSDNLTIDTDPLVSNAIGGVKLKVLSSQAMEAQHILNTIHKYSLDDDGNILNCPNCKGEKIELFSTVKDLKSFFAFIFGFLFGALPLHAKHKYKCEDCNTEFDLK; encoded by the coding sequence ATGAGCGAGACCTTTAAAACCATAGCTAGATTTCAATATTCCTCTGAAGCCCAAATTGTAAAAGGCAGATTAGAAGCCGAAGGCATTCAGGTTTTTTTATCCGATAATCTCACCATCGATACCGATCCGCTTGTGAGCAATGCCATTGGTGGTGTTAAGTTAAAAGTGTTGTCAAGTCAAGCGATGGAGGCACAACATATTTTAAATACTATTCACAAATATTCTTTGGATGACGACGGAAACATTTTGAACTGCCCGAATTGCAAAGGTGAAAAAATAGAACTGTTTTCTACAGTTAAAGACCTAAAGTCCTTTTTTGCTTTTATCTTTGGGTTCCTTTTCGGTGCGTTGCCGTTACACGCAAAACATAAATACAAATGTGAAGATTGTAACACTGAATTCGATTTAAAATGA
- a CDS encoding Y-family DNA polymerase — protein MFALVDCNNFYASCERVFNPNLQGKPVAILSNNDGCVISRSDEAKAVGLPMGAPIFKWDAFCKTNGITVLSSNYPLYGDMTSRVMSILNQFTPDVELYSIDESFLEFKNFKADYNYDDYGNQIRTRILKWTGIPTCVGVAPTKALSKVANKVARKFPKETGGVYVIDTEEKRIKALKWIKIEDVWGIGRGLTKRLKLKNCKTAYDFTQLSDNWVRKNFSVTESRLKRDLEGTPTLQLDDIKTKRAIATTRSFDYTYSDINYIKERISTFATSCAEKLRKQGSSCHVIIVLLSSDRHKKDLEQHRGSMAISLPYPTNSSLIISNQAVKAVTSLFKKGIKYKRAGVIVSGLVPTNNFQLNMFEHENPKHKYLMHAIDGLNTKYGDYKIKIANQDLKRTWKMRQERLSPRYTTNINDIIIVK, from the coding sequence ATGTTTGCACTCGTAGATTGTAATAATTTCTATGCTTCTTGCGAACGTGTTTTTAACCCTAATTTACAAGGAAAACCAGTTGCTATTCTCTCCAATAACGATGGTTGTGTTATCTCACGAAGCGACGAAGCCAAAGCTGTCGGCTTGCCCATGGGCGCCCCAATTTTTAAATGGGACGCTTTTTGTAAAACCAACGGCATCACAGTGCTATCATCAAACTACCCGTTGTATGGCGATATGACCAGTCGCGTTATGTCTATCTTAAACCAATTCACACCCGATGTAGAATTGTATAGTATAGATGAATCGTTTTTAGAATTCAAAAATTTTAAAGCCGATTATAATTACGATGACTACGGAAATCAAATCAGAACTCGCATTTTAAAATGGACAGGTATTCCTACCTGTGTAGGTGTGGCGCCAACCAAAGCACTAAGCAAAGTAGCCAATAAAGTGGCACGGAAATTCCCGAAAGAAACAGGAGGTGTTTACGTTATCGATACCGAAGAGAAGCGCATAAAAGCATTAAAATGGATTAAAATAGAAGATGTTTGGGGCATTGGCCGCGGTTTAACCAAGCGATTAAAACTTAAAAACTGTAAAACCGCTTATGATTTTACACAACTTTCAGACAATTGGGTTCGCAAAAATTTTTCGGTTACCGAATCTCGCTTAAAGCGTGATTTAGAAGGTACTCCCACCCTGCAATTAGACGACATTAAAACCAAACGCGCCATAGCAACAACACGTAGTTTCGATTATACGTACAGCGATATCAATTATATAAAAGAACGCATTTCAACCTTTGCCACAAGTTGTGCCGAAAAACTGCGCAAACAAGGCTCTAGCTGCCATGTTATTATTGTTTTATTAAGTAGTGATAGGCATAAAAAAGATTTAGAGCAGCACAGGGGCAGTATGGCAATAAGCTTACCGTACCCAACAAACTCCTCTTTAATCATCAGTAACCAAGCCGTAAAAGCCGTAACCTCCCTTTTTAAAAAAGGCATCAAATACAAACGTGCCGGCGTTATTGTGTCCGGATTGGTGCCAACCAATAATTTTCAATTAAATATGTTTGAGCACGAAAACCCCAAACACAAATATTTAATGCATGCTATCGACGGATTAAATACAAAATATGGCGATTATAAAATTAAAATAGCAAACCAAGATTTAAAGCGCACCTGGAAAATGCGTCAAGAGCGTTTATCACCACGTTACACAACCAATATTAACGATATCATTATTGTAAAATAA
- a CDS encoding aminotransferase class I/II-fold pyridoxal phosphate-dependent enzyme, with amino-acid sequence MLPKKLHQKLEERKANNALRQLNSQSDLVDFSSNDYLGFAKSESIFNASHNFLMRQNMKQNGSTGSRLLSGNHSLYNIVETLVADFHNSESALIFNSGYDTNIGFFSCVPQRDDIILYDEIIHASIRDGIKLSNAKAYKFKHNDLVDLEKKCQTERSRSPKEATIYIVTESVFSMDGDTPDLVAICEISKTHRALLVVDEAHAIGVFGAHGAGLIQQLNLEQHVFARLVTFGKALGCHGAAILGSVDLKQYLVNFARSFIYTTALPPHSLAAIHSVYNQVVLSNSSEKSHNPIYKLHQNIQYFKSEIVKNKLQNHFIKSDSAIHCCIISGNENVKIIAKKLQENGFNVKPILSPTVAIGEERLRFCLHSDNSEDEISKVLQLLATFVNI; translated from the coding sequence ATGCTACCTAAAAAACTTCATCAAAAACTCGAAGAGCGCAAAGCGAACAATGCCTTACGCCAACTTAATTCTCAAAGTGATTTGGTGGATTTTTCATCAAACGATTATTTGGGGTTTGCAAAATCTGAATCTATTTTTAACGCCTCGCACAACTTTTTAATGCGGCAAAACATGAAGCAAAATGGATCAACGGGTTCGCGTTTGCTTTCGGGTAATCATTCACTTTATAATATTGTTGAAACGTTGGTTGCCGACTTTCATAATAGTGAATCGGCATTGATTTTTAATTCGGGTTACGATACCAATATTGGGTTTTTTAGTTGTGTGCCGCAACGGGATGATATTATTTTATACGACGAAATTATACACGCTTCCATCCGCGATGGCATAAAACTTTCCAACGCAAAAGCTTATAAATTTAAGCATAATGATTTAGTGGATTTAGAAAAAAAGTGTCAGACTGAGCGCAGTCGAAGTCCAAAAGAGGCTACTATTTATATCGTTACAGAATCTGTTTTTTCGATGGATGGCGACACACCAGATTTGGTTGCCATATGTGAAATAAGCAAAACGCACAGGGCGCTTTTGGTGGTTGATGAAGCCCACGCCATTGGTGTTTTTGGAGCACACGGAGCTGGTTTAATCCAGCAATTAAATTTAGAGCAACACGTTTTTGCTCGTTTGGTAACCTTTGGAAAAGCTCTGGGTTGCCACGGTGCCGCTATTTTAGGAAGCGTTGATTTAAAACAATATTTAGTCAATTTTGCCCGCAGTTTTATTTACACAACAGCTTTGCCACCGCATAGTTTAGCAGCCATTCATTCTGTTTACAATCAAGTTGTCCTTTCGAACAGTAGTGAGAAATCACATAATCCTATTTATAAATTACATCAAAATATTCAATATTTTAAATCTGAAATCGTTAAAAATAAGCTTCAAAATCATTTTATTAAAAGCGATTCTGCGATACATTGCTGCATCATTTCCGGGAATGAAAACGTGAAAATAATAGCCAAAAAGCTTCAAGAAAACGGATTTAATGTAAAACCCATTTTATCGCCAACGGTTGCAATAGGCGAAGAACGCTTGCGTTTTTGTTTGCATAGTGATAATTCGGAAGACGAAATATCGAAAGTATTACAGCTCTTAGCTACATTTGTAAATATATGA
- the bioD gene encoding dethiobiotin synthase has product MKNNIYFITGISTEVGKTIASAIITEALEADYWKPVQAGELDNCDTKKVKRLVSNSKSKFHSNAYALHTPMSPHAAAEIDNVTIDIKKIKAPKTSNHLVIEGAGGLFVPLNNTRTVFDLIKPNYKAIVVSRHYLGSINHTLLTINALKEKGFEVSLIFSGNEHKSTEDIIKKMTKVPIIGRIDEEPYFDKNVVKEYAELFKGNL; this is encoded by the coding sequence ATGAAGAATAACATATATTTTATAACAGGCATTTCGACCGAAGTTGGTAAAACCATAGCATCGGCCATAATTACTGAAGCATTGGAAGCCGATTACTGGAAACCTGTGCAAGCAGGCGAATTGGACAATTGCGATACGAAAAAAGTAAAGCGATTGGTATCGAATTCCAAATCCAAGTTTCATTCCAATGCCTATGCATTACATACGCCCATGAGCCCGCATGCCGCCGCAGAGATAGATAATGTGACCATTGATATTAAAAAAATTAAAGCCCCTAAAACTAGTAACCATTTGGTTATTGAAGGTGCCGGTGGTTTGTTTGTACCATTAAACAATACAAGAACAGTTTTCGATTTAATTAAGCCCAATTACAAGGCTATTGTGGTATCAAGGCATTATTTAGGAAGCATAAACCACACCCTTTTAACCATAAATGCTTTAAAAGAAAAAGGCTTTGAGGTGTCGCTGATTTTTAGTGGAAACGAACATAAATCGACAGAAGACATCATAAAAAAAATGACCAAGGTTCCCATTATTGGGCGCATTGATGAAGAACCTTATTTTGATAAAAATGTGGTAAAAGAATATGCTGAATTGTTTAAAGGCAACTTGTAG